DNA sequence from the Methanoculleus horonobensis genome:
CCTACCCCTGTCCTGCGAGAGACGCCTTCACCCGGTCTCCTGAGCCGGATCTTCTGGAGATAAGGGTATCGCCCCGACCGGGAGGTCTTTAATACCTGCCTCACCAATATTTCAGCACTATCTGAGGGTATCCATATGTATCTCATCGGTGAAGCACTGGTTGGAGATGGCGCAGAACTTGCGCACATCGATCTGTTAATCGGAAACAAAGAGGGCGCGGTAGGACAGGCGTTCGCGAACTCCATCTCGCAGCTCTCCAGGGGCCACACCCCGCTCCTCGCGGTCGTCAGGCCGAACCTGCCGACGAAACCCTCGACGCTGATCATCCCGAAGGTCACCCTGAAGAAAGAGTATCAGGTGAACCAGATGTTCGGGCCCGTCCAGGCCGCGGTGGCGAAGGCCGTCGCCGACTCGGTCGAGGAGGGCGTCTTTGAGGGAGTCGATATCGAGGACACCGTCATCATGGCGAGCGTCTTCGTCCACCCGACCGCAGAGGACTACAACAAGATCTACCGGTTCAACTACGGCGCGATGAAACTCGCGCTCCGCCGGGCACTCGACCGGTTCCCCGACGTCGAGACGCTCCTGCACGAGAAGGACCGGGCGGCCCACGCGGTCATGGGATTCAAGGTCCAGCGCCTCTGGAACCCGCCGTACCTCCAGGTCGCCATGGATCTCGTCGACAGGAACCACATGAACAAGGTTCTCGACGAACTGCCCCAGAACGACCACCTGATCATCGAGGCCGGAACGCCGCTGATCAAGAAGTTCGGCCTCTCGATCATCTCCGAGATCCGCGAACGCCGCCCGAACGCGTTCATCGTTGCGGACTTAAAAACCCTCGACACCGGCAACCTCGAGGCCCGGATGACCGCCGATGCCGGCGCCGACGCCGTCGTGATCTCCGGTCTCGCGCCGATCTCGACGATCGAGAAGGCGATCGAAGATACCCGCAAGACCGGCATCTACACGGTCATCGACATGCTCAACGTCGCGAACCCCGTCGCCGTCATCGAGCAGCTGAAGGTGAAGCCGGACGTCGTGGAACTCCACCGCGGCATCGACGTCGAGGATACCGCCTACGCCTGGGGAGACATCCCGGCGATCAAGAAGGCCGGCGGCGAGCGGCTGCTGGTCGCGACGGCAGGCGGCGTCAGGCAGCATGTCGTGAAGGACGCGCTCAAAGCGGGCGCCGATATCCTGGTCGTCGGCCGCGCCATCACCGCGAGCAAGAACATCCAGAACGCAGCGGAAGAGTTCCTCAAGGAACTGAGCACCGAAGAGATCGACCAGTTCCGCATCATGACCGACTTCTAAAGTCGGCCGATATCTTTTTTCCACCGGAGGGTTCCCGGCGTTGCGGGGACAGAAGCCGTCCCGACATAGGTTGAAGTGAGCAGGACGACAACGAATAACCATGTCGTTTCCCGGCCCGGTGAACGGGCAGGCTCCGGCCGACGAGGGATCGCCGGAACCCGGGGCGGGCACGGACGGTTACCGGCGGCTGAACCGGAAGTGCATGCTCTCGATGTACATCGACTACGCCATGTGGTATGCGGTTCTGCTCGCGGCCTACATCCTCACGAAGACCTATGGAGAGGGATTCCTGGGGCCCTACTCCGATCCTGTCGGGTACGGGTTCCTGGTCGTCCTCGGGATCGCCCTGGTCTACATAGTTGCAGCCCCGCCGGTCTTCTACGCCCGGTACCGCTACCGGATCACCGAAGACAGGGTGGACGTGCGCTGCGGCGTCCTCTTCATCCGCCACACCCTGGTGCCGATCGAGCGGGTGCACCAGGTGGAGATCGCGAGAGGCCCGATAAACAACATCCTCGGCCTTGCGGACGTCACCATAACCACTGCAGGGGGCGAAGCGGAGATCAGGTACCTCGAGATTGACGAGGCGGAGACGGTGGCCGACCGGCTCAACAACCTGATCGGGAGGATGCTCCGGGAGAGGATGCCGGCGGCCCCCACCCCCCGGCCGGGGGCTGCAGACGAATGACCGGAGCCGGCACCGGGACGGCTGCGGATACCCCAACCCGTCATGGCGAGAAGATCCGGTGCCACCCGAGCATCATCGTGGAGCGATCGATCTCCGCAATCGTGGTGCTGGCCGTCCTCGCCACGCAGCTCGCCAGGGGTGCCGTACCGGCCACGCTCGCGATCCTCTTCGTCGGGCTGGTGCTCTTCAACTACCGGCAGTGGAGCCGGACGACCATCCAGTTCAACGAGACGGACGTGGTGGTGGAGAGGAACACCCTCTTCAAGATGAAGAAGACGCTCCCCTACGCGAAGATTGCGTCGGTGAACATCAACCGGGGCATCCTGAATCGGGTCTTCGGGACGTCGAGGCTGCTCGTCAACATCAACTCGGGCAGCGGCGCCACGGTGCCGGAAGCCGTCCTGACGTTTAGCGAGGACGTGGCGGAGGGGATACGGGCCGGGATGGCAGAGCGGCTGTACGGCCACGAGACCGTTTTGGAAGACGAGCCGGCCGAACCCCCGGTCACGTTCTCCCCGGCGGACGTGATCGTCCACGGCCTCTTCAGCGTCTCGACCTACCAGACGGTCTTTGGGTTTGCGTTCCTGGCCTACTCCGTCGTTCAGGTATACGTCTCCACGGTGACGGGAGCGGGAGCGGGCGGTACGGCGCTGGTCTCCCTGCTGATGTTCTTCGTCGTCCAGCTGGCACCGTCGGTCTCGCTGATATTCCATTACTACAACTACCGGGTATACCGCCGGGGCGACACGATATACCTGGAGCACGGCCTGATCAGGACGTATAAGACGTCGTTTGACGTCTCGCGGATCAACGCCGTCCGGGTAAAGCGGACGCTCGCGGCCCGGCTCCTTTCCCGGTCGTGCATCGAGGCGGAGGTGGTGGGGCTCGCGTCCGGGAGCGGGGAGAGTCTCCGCCCCGTCCTCTGCCTCTTAAAAGACGATGCGACGCAGCAGAGGCTTCTCGAAGACCTGGTGCCGGAGTTCGTGGCCGAGCACGCCCGGGAGCGGCAGCCGGAGGGGGCGAGGAGCGTCCTCCTGATCCGGGCCGCGCTGGCCTCTCTCGCGCTCGTTCTGGCGGCGGCCTACCCGTCGATCTACCTCTACCGCGAGACGGCGGCCCTGACCGGGGTAGCCGGCACGGTGCTCCCGTACGCGCTGCCGCTCGCGACGACAGCAGCCATCCTCGCGATCTTCTACGCGACCGCGGTCTCCTACCGGATCACGGAGTTCGGTACCGGCACCGACCTCTTCACGTTCGTGAGCGGCGCCGTCGACCGCGAGACGGTCGTGATGAACTACGACAAGGTGCAGATGGTCCGGATAACGAGAGGGCCGGTCGCCCGGCTCTTCGGCGTCGCGAGGGCGAGGGTGCATCTCCTCTCGGCGGTCGGGGGAGCGAGCGTATCCTCGGGGTATTTTGCCGGGAGCCGCCTTGCCGCCATCGGCGAGACCGTCATGGAGCGGATCGCGAGCGGGGAGTACGATTGGCGGAAGAACAGTATCTGAGCGGGGGAAGGCCCCGGCTGTGAGAGATCTCGAATCCGGGAAGAGGAATCAGCTCGATCGGTATGAGAAAAAGGGTGGCAGGTCAGGGCTCACCGGTAGACCGGGCCCGGTAAAAGTGCGATCGCCTGCCTAGAGATCTCTTCTGGTCTTCTGAAGTATCTCCTGCATCTCCGGGGTCAACTGGAGAACAAGCTCTGCGTTATATGCACCGCTCGGTTTCATCTCTACGGGAGATTGGAATATCTGTTGGGCTGCGATAGCATACGACCGCGATTGGGCAGCGGGCGATCCGTCTCTGACCGCCGGATCAACATTGGTCGTAAAGATTGAGACGGTATTGTCGTCGTTATAGACGACCTCGAAGGTCCGGAACTGCTGGGGGAACTCCCGCAGCGATGCGGTTTCAACCTGCCAGAAACCGAGTTCAGGGCGGTCAGGATCCGGAGATTTGATAGGGATCACGGTATTCTGGTGACGATGTCCCGAGATCCATGCCATGAGATTTGGATAGGTCTGAAGTTTGGCTATCAGATCAACATCGGATACCGCGGCGTACTCACTCCATTTCATTAACGAACTCAGACCGGCTTCATCCTCCTGGATGACTATCGGGATGTGGGCTGCGATGATCATGAGCTTTCCTTCAGCCTGACCACTCTCGAGTTCCTGTACCAGCCAGTCGTAGCGTTCCTGATCGATAGAACCAAACCCGGAACTGCCTTCACCGGGATCATCGTCCCTCTGGGTATCATCGAGCACAATGACCTTTATCGGAACATCCGATCTCGGTTCGAATGAATAACAGGCAAATCCCGTTGTTCGATCGGACTGGTTGAATCCATGTCCTTGAGGGTTTGAAGAGGAGTCTAAAAATCCACCGATCCACTCTGTTCTCGAGAGGAAACTGCGATTTTGATCGGCCGGGACTGTTGGGGGACCATCAGGGAAGTCGGTGATGGGGCCTGCACCGATAATGTCACCATAGGGTGTCCGACCATCGATTGCTCCCATATAGAAGCCACGGCTCTTCAACTGGCGCGGGTCGGAGAAGATATTACCCAATTCGAGTACGGCGGTACCGGTCAAGGCACTGTTGACGTGATCATCCGGAGGGAAGAGACCCATCCAGAAGTGATCGTGATTGCCGAGAACCTGATACCATCTGATCGATTCATCAAGCCCTGCCGCTTTGTACTGGTCCTGGTAATCGTTGAGAGGGCCGGGGATTGGATCGTCCCTGTCACCCGAATCGGGGTTGACCATTCTGCCGTCAAGCACATCGATATACCATTGCAGTTCGTTGTACTGGCCGCTGTTGATTGCGTCGCCAAGGGATATGCCGAAGTCGAATGGATCCTCTTTGTGAAGGGCGTTCACCGTCTGGACCGCTGCGTCGAGGGTATGGGTGGTATACAGCATGGCCGGAGAGTATCCAGAAATTACACCCCATTTATAGCCATAATAGACCACTTGAGCAGGAGACTCTTTGTCGGTGATATGGATATCGCTCATGGCAAAGAAGGTCAAAAGTTTCTCTGCATCGGTATCAGATCCAGGGGTGTATCCATCCGGCATGAGGTCCAGTCTCTTCTCATAATCCAGCCCCTCGCCGAACTCCCAGACCCCATATCCATACTCTGAAAAGTTCGCGACCTGATCCGGATCCAGGGCAGGCGACGTCGAAGGGACGGGGACAGGAAGAACGGTTCTGTCAACTGTTGTCAGGACCAGAGAATCTATTGGATAATCCGGTTCTCCTTCTTCAGGGGGCTGGGAGCCGGGAGCAGTACATCCTGCTGCAGTGATGAACACCACGAACAGAAGAGCCAGTATGGCGCCTGTTTTAGAATTGTACATATTTTTCTTTGAATCAAGATGAAGATAAGGCTGTTTATAGAAGAGCACCGGATCGTCAGATGTATATGCCGGCAATGACGGGATGCGACAGTACGGATAACAATACTCCTTTTCCTGCAGCTGCGCCCATTCATGACGAGGCTCACAAACGTCCGACACCCCATGACGCGAATTGGGAACCTATCGTGGGCGGATCCCTGTTCCGGGCGGCATCCGGGGCGATTATGTTCATTATCGGGGTTGGTGTCGTTTTCTTCAGTGCGAGGCGCGGCGGGAAATAAACGAGTAATTGGCCCCCGGAGAACTCCCGCCACGAGTACAGCGCCCGTTATCGGGCTGATGCCGAAGCCGGGGGACCGGGCTGGAACGGTTCACCCGAAAGGGCTAATGTCTCAGGAGTGATAATACCGTCATAGAGGAGTCCGATGCACCCCATCATCCGCGAAAAGATCCCCGATCTCGCCGGCATCGCGGCACGTCACCGCGTGAGGCGACTGGGTATCTTCGGTTCGGCGGCAGGGGACCGGTTCGACCCGGCAGCAAGCGACATCGACTTCGTCGTCGAGTTCGAGCCGATGACCCCGGTGGAGCATGCACGGGCGTACTTCGGTCTCGCCGAAGACCTGGCCCGGGCCTTCGGGCGCGAGGTCGATCTTGTTGAGCTGTCTGCGGTAAGGAACCCGATCTTCCGCCAGGCGGTGGAAGAGACCGCGAGGGAGATCTATGCCGTCGCGTGAGGCGCGGAAGTATCTCTACGATATTGCCGAGGCCGCGAAGTATATCGCGCAGTTCACCGCCGGCAGGACGTACGAGGAGTATCATGCCGATCCCATGCTCCGCTCTGCGGTAGAGCGGCAGTTTGAGATCATCGGTGAAGCCCTGAACCAGCTCCTCCGACAGGAACCGGCTCTCCAGAAGAGGATCTCTAATGCACCCCTGATCATCGCGTTCAGAAACCGCTTGATTCACGGATACGCGGACGTATCGGACGAAGTTGTCTGGGGCATCGTCGAGGGATACCTCCCGGTTCTCGCCGGCGAGGTAAAGGCTCTTCTGGCAGAGGACGAGTAGAGCGTGCCGTTAAGGTTCTAAAATGAGGTTCTGGGAGTGATGGCCCGCCCCTCACGCCCGCTCTTCCAGGTGAACCTCCAGCCCCTCGTTATCGACCGTGGTAGCAATCGCGACCCGGAGGCCTGCCTTCGCGAGGATCTCCGTCACCTCCTCCTCCGGGAGGTCCGTGATGACCGCGATCGACGGGCCGACCGAACTCATCCCGACGAACTCGAGGCCGGCGTCCCGGAGCGCCGCCATGTAGCGGTAGATCTCGAACCCGTGATGCTCCACCTCGGCGCGTTTCGAGCCGCGGAACTCGATCTCCCAGATGACGTCGCCGGCTTTCCGGAGATCGCCGCGCTCCAGCGCGGGGATGAGGTCCATCAGGACGAGGTAGGACTTCAGCTCGCGGTCGCGGTAGTCGAGCGTCCGGGCCTTGTTCATCAGGAGGTCGAACTCCTTCTCCCCCGCCGACGAGATGTCGGAGGACGGGATGGCGATATAGACGTTCTTGCCCATCCCGAAGGCGTGCCGGTAGATGAGCGCCAGTTCGTCGCCCATCACCACCATGCCGCCGTGGCTGCTCGCGGCAGGCCCGACACCGGTCTCGAACCCGAACGCGACGTTCCCGGCCTCCGTCTCCTCGACGAAGTTGCAGCCGAGGAGGAGGCGGAGCTCATCGGAGGTCAGCGGCGAGCCCACGGCGGTGTTCAGGGCGTTCGCGGCCGCGATCAGGATGGTGCTCGTCGACCCGAGCCCGACGTGCTCGTACTGGTGGTCGCGGGCACGGATCTTGAAACCGCCCTCATACCCGACGACCTGCCGGAACGCCTCCGCGAAGTGCCGGAGGAGCGGTTCGCGGGTGTAGTCGATCTCGAGCCCTGAATCCGTGCACTCGACCTCGGCGGTGCAGTAGACCCCGATGGCGAACCCGATCCCGCCTCCCCCGGGGTGATCTGGGGAGAACCGGTTCATGTCAAGCACGGTGAGGTGGATCCTCGCCGGGGCGCGGGCGACGACCGTTCCGGATACGGGGGTGAGCCGGTAGTCCTTTTTGAGGCCGCACGGGCGGATATTCTCGCCGGGGGAGAAGGAGGTGAACTCGTACTCGACGAGGTCGAGGTCCCCGCCCCGGATCTTCATGACAGCCATTTCGTCACTTCGTTTCAGCGTGTAC
Encoded proteins:
- a CDS encoding HepT-like ribonuclease domain-containing protein encodes the protein MPSREARKYLYDIAEAAKYIAQFTAGRTYEEYHADPMLRSAVERQFEIIGEALNQLLRQEPALQKRISNAPLIIAFRNRLIHGYADVSDEVVWGIVEGYLPVLAGEVKALLAEDE
- a CDS encoding TIGR03768 family metallophosphoesterase; translation: MLFYKQPYLHLDSKKNMYNSKTGAILALLFVVFITAAGCTAPGSQPPEEGEPDYPIDSLVLTTVDRTVLPVPVPSTSPALDPDQVANFSEYGYGVWEFGEGLDYEKRLDLMPDGYTPGSDTDAEKLLTFFAMSDIHITDKESPAQVVYYGYKWGVISGYSPAMLYTTHTLDAAVQTVNALHKEDPFDFGISLGDAINSGQYNELQWYIDVLDGRMVNPDSGDRDDPIPGPLNDYQDQYKAAGLDESIRWYQVLGNHDHFWMGLFPPDDHVNSALTGTAVLELGNIFSDPRQLKSRGFYMGAIDGRTPYGDIIGAGPITDFPDGPPTVPADQNRSFLSRTEWIGGFLDSSSNPQGHGFNQSDRTTGFACYSFEPRSDVPIKVIVLDDTQRDDDPGEGSSGFGSIDQERYDWLVQELESGQAEGKLMIIAAHIPIVIQEDEAGLSSLMKWSEYAAVSDVDLIAKLQTYPNLMAWISGHRHQNTVIPIKSPDPDRPELGFWQVETASLREFPQQFRTFEVVYNDDNTVSIFTTNVDPAVRDGSPAAQSRSYAIAAQQIFQSPVEMKPSGAYNAELVLQLTPEMQEILQKTRRDL
- a CDS encoding nucleotidyltransferase family protein, which gives rise to MHPIIREKIPDLAGIAARHRVRRLGIFGSAAGDRFDPAASDIDFVVEFEPMTPVEHARAYFGLAEDLARAFGREVDLVELSAVRNPIFRQAVEETAREIYAVA
- a CDS encoding bifunctional 5,6,7,8-tetrahydromethanopterin hydro-lyase/3-hexulose-6-phosphate synthase, with amino-acid sequence MYLIGEALVGDGAELAHIDLLIGNKEGAVGQAFANSISQLSRGHTPLLAVVRPNLPTKPSTLIIPKVTLKKEYQVNQMFGPVQAAVAKAVADSVEEGVFEGVDIEDTVIMASVFVHPTAEDYNKIYRFNYGAMKLALRRALDRFPDVETLLHEKDRAAHAVMGFKVQRLWNPPYLQVAMDLVDRNHMNKVLDELPQNDHLIIEAGTPLIKKFGLSIISEIRERRPNAFIVADLKTLDTGNLEARMTADAGADAVVISGLAPISTIEKAIEDTRKTGIYTVIDMLNVANPVAVIEQLKVKPDVVELHRGIDVEDTAYAWGDIPAIKKAGGERLLVATAGGVRQHVVKDALKAGADILVVGRAITASKNIQNAAEEFLKELSTEEIDQFRIMTDF
- a CDS encoding GHMP family kinase ATP-binding protein, coding for MAVMKIRGGDLDLVEYEFTSFSPGENIRPCGLKKDYRLTPVSGTVVARAPARIHLTVLDMNRFSPDHPGGGGIGFAIGVYCTAEVECTDSGLEIDYTREPLLRHFAEAFRQVVGYEGGFKIRARDHQYEHVGLGSTSTILIAAANALNTAVGSPLTSDELRLLLGCNFVEETEAGNVAFGFETGVGPAASSHGGMVVMGDELALIYRHAFGMGKNVYIAIPSSDISSAGEKEFDLLMNKARTLDYRDRELKSYLVLMDLIPALERGDLRKAGDVIWEIEFRGSKRAEVEHHGFEIYRYMAALRDAGLEFVGMSSVGPSIAVITDLPEEEVTEILAKAGLRVAIATTVDNEGLEVHLEERA
- a CDS encoding PH domain-containing protein, with the protein product MSFPGPVNGQAPADEGSPEPGAGTDGYRRLNRKCMLSMYIDYAMWYAVLLAAYILTKTYGEGFLGPYSDPVGYGFLVVLGIALVYIVAAPPVFYARYRYRITEDRVDVRCGVLFIRHTLVPIERVHQVEIARGPINNILGLADVTITTAGGEAEIRYLEIDEAETVADRLNNLIGRMLRERMPAAPTPRPGAADE
- a CDS encoding PH domain-containing protein, whose amino-acid sequence is MTGAGTGTAADTPTRHGEKIRCHPSIIVERSISAIVVLAVLATQLARGAVPATLAILFVGLVLFNYRQWSRTTIQFNETDVVVERNTLFKMKKTLPYAKIASVNINRGILNRVFGTSRLLVNINSGSGATVPEAVLTFSEDVAEGIRAGMAERLYGHETVLEDEPAEPPVTFSPADVIVHGLFSVSTYQTVFGFAFLAYSVVQVYVSTVTGAGAGGTALVSLLMFFVVQLAPSVSLIFHYYNYRVYRRGDTIYLEHGLIRTYKTSFDVSRINAVRVKRTLAARLLSRSCIEAEVVGLASGSGESLRPVLCLLKDDATQQRLLEDLVPEFVAEHARERQPEGARSVLLIRAALASLALVLAAAYPSIYLYRETAALTGVAGTVLPYALPLATTAAILAIFYATAVSYRITEFGTGTDLFTFVSGAVDRETVVMNYDKVQMVRITRGPVARLFGVARARVHLLSAVGGASVSSGYFAGSRLAAIGETVMERIASGEYDWRKNSI